CTTACACCACTATTCTTCATGCATATGCTCGCACTGGAAAGTATAAGCGAGCTATTTATATCTTTGAGAAGATGAAGGAGAGTGGTCTTGATCCTAGTTTGGTCACTTACAATGTTATGCTTGATGTTTATGGCAAGATGGGTCGTTCCTGGAGTAAAATCTTGGGCCTATTGGATGAGATGAGAGACAAAGGGCTCGAGTTCGATGAGTTTACGTGCAGCACTGTGATCTCTGCTTGTGGGAGAGAGGGCATGCTAGAGGAAGCAAGGAAATTTTTCGCTGAAATAAAATCCAATGGCTATAAACCGGGAACTGTTACTTATAATTCGCTGCTGCAGGTGTTTGGAAAGGCTGGAGTTTATGCAGAGGCGTTGAGCATCTTAAAGGAAATGGAGGATAACAATTGCCCACCTGATGCTGTCACTTACAATGAGCTTGTGGCAGCATATGTAAGAGCTGGGTTTCTTGATGAAGGTGCCGGTGTCATAGATACAATGACCAGTGGAGGAGTAATGCCAAATGCTGTTACTTACACAACCATTATAAATGCATATGGTAAGGCAGGGAATGAAGACAAGGCGTTAAAGTTGTTCGCCCAAATGAAGGAGTCGGGTTGTGTCCCTAATGTGTGCACATACAATGCGGTTCTTGCAATGCTAGGAAAAAAGATGAGATCAAAAGACATGATTAAGGTTTTCTGTGACATGAAGTTGAACAGATGTGCTCCTAATCGTGCTACGTGGAACACCATGCTTGCTGTGTGTGGTGATAAGGGTAAGCACAATTATGTCAACCAGGTTCTAAGAGAAATGAAGAACTGCGGATTTGAGCCTGATAAAGACACATTCAATACGTTAATTAGTGCATATGGTAGGTGTGGATCCGAAGTTGATGCTGCAAAAATGTATGGGGAAATGATTAAAGCTGGCTTTACTCCATGCGTAACAACTTATAATTCTCTTCTAAATGCTCTTGCAAGGCGAGGTGATTGGAAAGCAGCTGAATCTGTCATTCAGGACATGGCGAAGAAGGGCTTTAAGCCTAATGAAACCTCATACTCGCTTTTGCTTCATTGTTATTCCAAGAATGGGAACATCAAGGGCATAGAGAAAGTGGAGAAAGAAATCTACAATGGCCAGGTATTTCCCAGTTGGATGCTTTCAAGAACACTTGTCATAGCATATTCCAAGTGCAGGCACCTTAAGGGAATGGAAAGGACGTTTCAGCAACTGCAAAAGAATGGATACAAGCCTGATTTGGTCATAGTTAATGCCATGCTCTCTATGTTTGTTCGAAACAAGTTGTACGATAAGGCGCATGAAATGGTGCATTTTGTTCATGAAATCGGACTGCAGCCGAATCTTGTTACCTATAATAGCTTGATGGACTTGCACGCTCGAGAGGGCGAGTGTTGGAAAGCCGAAGAATTGCTCAAAGGAATCCAAAGCTCGGGTCATAAGCCGGATGTTGTGTCTTATAACACTGTCATTAAGGGGTTTTGCAAGCAAGGGCTCATGCAGGAGGCTATTAGAGTCCATTCGGAGATGACCGCTAACGGAATTCGACCGTGCATCTTCACATACAACACATTTTTGGCAGGCTATTCAGGGCAGGGGTTGTTCAAGGAAGCAGAAGAGGTGATTATGTATATGATTGAACACAATTGCAGGCCAAATGAGATGAGTTACAAGATTGTTgttgatgcttattgtaaagcAAAGAAATATAAAGAAGCAGTGATCTTTGTGTCAGAGATTAAGCAGTTTGATGACTCTTTTGATGACCAATCTGTGAAAAGGCTATCTTCTTACATTTGGGAGATTTCAGGGTCTTGACTTTGTCAATTttccctctcaattttttttattttttaacacagTTCAAATTCTAGCCTGTTGGCAACTCCTTTTGTACTATAAACTTAATAATAATTACATTAGTCATTAGTCCATAAAAAATAAGGCATGTTGTGCTTTACATGTACATTGAATCTATTGCAAGTATATGAGGACGAACAAAAAATGGAGATAAACATAAGATTAAAAATAGTTGTATTCTGCTATATTGTACCCAATTTTAGATGAACAGAAAATTagacaaattttattttaaaaaaggaaTTCTTTTACCTCTTTTTGTATTTGTTTCCTTCGAGGCGTGGGTGAATAAGTTCAGTTTGCTTTCTCATGTTTGTTTGGTGAATGCTGATGCAGGCCATGCAGTGAGCAATGCTGCACCAACTGCACCATCAACATCAATTATGAGAGGGTGTCTAACAATACTGGTAAAGTCTTCAATTTTGTTGGATATCAAAGTGAGAGAGACGGATGTGCCACTTGATCACGATGCTAAGGTAGTTTCTGAAACAAAATGGCAATCTTAACGttgacagaaaaaaaaaaaaaatatgaaaaactgAAATCAAAGTAGTCTGAGTTTCGTAAGTGATAAGTTTGTCTTCGGGGAGACAAGTTCATACCTTTCAAATTTTAGGTATATGTACAGAACTACAAGATTTTGGGAGAACTATCACTTCAAAAGTTAGTTTATATGGTAAGAGAGTCTAAAGtcttataaaattctttttttaagtgTTGGGCCCTGATGTATAATTCTTTTTTAGGTGTTAGGTCCTACAAGACTCATAACATAGCATCGCCTTTAAGAGCCGGCATTCTAACGGCACCATTCTGCAATACTTCACTTGGTCTTTTACTGGTCAAAATTCTTCGTAGGTAGTCTTTTCTAGTTGACCGACTCTCAATGAGAGTGCCAATGTAATAAACTACAAGACCTTAAAAAAATATCACTACAAAAGCTAGTTCATATGGTGGAAGAGTCCAAAGCCTTACAAAACTCTTTGTCAAGTGTTTATCCACGATATGAGACTCTTCTCAGATAATTCTATGAGATTCATTACCGTTTATATTTTTTCTGAAAGAGAGGAGAGGTATGTGTTAACTTAAAAAACTAATGTAATATGATTTAgagtaggggtggcaacggggcgggtagaGGCGGGTTTTTGCTCTATTCGACTCCACTCCGCCGTATAACAACTCGCATAAAACCCGCCCCACTTTTACCCGTGCGTAGTAAAATATTGAACTTTAACCCGACTCTACGGGTACCCGCCCTACCCCTAcctgcccctataattattaaaatccaataaattaaattaaatttcaaaatttatataaccatcagcacataaataacataaattaaactaaaaatttaaatatgatataatattattaatcatttactaattattttacatatattatacatattatatattaaaattatatatattatatatatagcagggcgggtaggggcgggtattacctaaacccgaccccgccctGCCCCTCCCAAGAACCCACCCGCTAAAAACCCGCCCCAAGCGGGGTGGATACCCGCGGATTCGGGTGGTATTCCCTAATTTAGAGAGatgatgaataaaaaattatttttatgatgagtcttaattaagtttttaaaatattactaataggtcaaaaggacaaataggtccttcaCTTTTTGGTCCACAAACATTTAAGtacttgagaatttaaaaatacatttaagtccttaactttttcaaaacctggACATATTGATCACTCATGTTCACTTGGATCTGTCAGACTTAACGGAAAAATCAGGCGTGACTCCTATTATACTGACCTGGTTGATAGAGATGCACACGTgagagagtttttaaaattagACAAATTAAACTCAGGGATTGATATGTCTAGATTTTGAAGAGGTCagagacttaaatgtatttttaaattctcagagacttaaatgtctgtGGACCAAAAAATTAGGAATTAATTTGTCtttttctccaattttttttttaaaaaaggaccACATAAATTTATGATACCACCaacacaaatataaaaaatatatagattttttagggaaatattttaaataaactacCAAAATTCTGAACAAATAACATAACATGAAAacgagaaaaagataaaaaaaaatatattgagataaaaaagaagaaaaaaaataggtcaaaagaaaaaaaaggagaacacTCATGATAGAAAAATGACTTATTTATATAATACTCTTCTATAATCTATACGTTAATCTTACAAGTTGCATAATGCACCATTCATTTTTAAACCGTGACCATGGTAATATACTAAGAGGGCAACTTACTCGCGGATAGAGATGACAAATGGAGAAATTGTCCCGTCTCATCCAGCCAAAAACCCTCTTTTTGACGGGCTGGCCCATCCTGCCCCATTTAAGGAGGCAGTTCTAAAACCTTTTCTCGCCTTGTCTAATGACGGGTTGGTGGACTTGGTCCACTAAATCTCTTTCTTTTACTATTAAATGttaaaaaatgtatataatttcataatcatttcgataaatttataatttctaaagaccCTTAGATGGAGTTTagatccgcgacggattagtccttaatcTATCGGGTTGGAGGATACCGTGGGCAacataaaaaagatataaaaaaattataatttctaaatttacaaacattaaagtctttataattataaatatgtaatacaCATAATCATAAACTAAGTTTTTTGCAAAAACGCTCCTGGTAAAAAAAGGCACTAGGCCCGCAAGAGAAGCCCCCGCCCTGCCAAAGCCCACGGCTTAAGCAGTGTGAGTTAGACGGACTTTTTAAGTATGGCGGTCTCATATTTTCAGCCCAGTttgccttttttggcgggttacgtaGTCCACCCCGACGGGTTTATGCCTGTTGTCACCCTACCCGCGCCACGgatgttgtaacaccctaccacagaGAGCTTTATGCCTAGGACGTAAATCAAAAGTAGTGAGATGCTATAACCTCTAAAGCAAAAATACGTAAATAGATTTATATGAAAGAtagtttaactaggagccttagAAGAAAGGATGATCAAAACAAGACTGAAAATGCGTCACACTCGAAAGGCGATAGGATAGACGGCTTATACAGAGAACCAAAGAGACAAGTATATAAACAGAGTTTCAAAAGATAGATACACAAGTAAGCTCTAAACTCGACCTGCGAAGTAAAAGCtggctaatatatatatatatatatatatatatatatatatatatatatatatatatatatatataactcaaaaataaaccaaaagatAAACATAATTCCTATTTCTCCAAGTCAACTTCTAGGAGGACAAAATATGAAATTCAAGGTAGAGAATCtattacatataaaaaaataaatcaaatacaacCACCAAGTTTCAAGATAGTTCTTCGCTTCCAAGAGTCTCCTGAATGCTCAGTGTGGTACTTCGCGTCCTGCGTCTGAACACAGTAACATATGTATGGAataagaaccggaggttcttagcatggtaatggtgcccacataaataagatataaggtcctggaaagccagagacaatcctagaactccgacatttaaattttaaaacttagagAATAAGCCAAACTAGATTTTGGGTATATAATCTAAGGTTTTCAAGTTTATAACTTAAATCCTAACTTAACCCTTTGAATCCTGTTTCCTCCAATCCTTTAAAACACTCGTGAAATAACCCTCGTCACTCCTCCACCAGATAAAGGGCATCTCAGTTGCACAGACAAATAATACAGACAAAGAAATCACAGATAGAATGCAGTTACAGCAGATAGATCATATAGCAATTAAGCAGAGATaatcaaataggcaaacccaattaTGGCACatccaaataaaataaacaaatgcatatgatgtatgcatgTCCTATAGCTAATGAGCTAATTTGTcgattatacagccaacccgatttgtccggtagctaacccatgCATTATCTCTCTATTGCGCACAAATATCTCAGCACATCGGCTGTTTATTAGAGGGAGAGTgacctgtcaccattagagaaaATATGTGCCCTGTTACCATTAGATGGAATAGGTGCtttgtcaccattagagggaatagattccctgtcacccttacaaccagagagaaaacacaagcatacttaTCATCAATCATCCTCTCATTCACCGTTACCCATGCCTCATTAATTCAGTTAATACTTTGCAAAACCCTTCCAAGTATCCTCCTCAATTTATTTAACATACTCATCCTCATTCCAAGGCATAAAGGCTCACTAACAGACCTAAAACAAGTGTAAAAGAGGTTTGGAAAGTTAGAGGATTGGTTAAACattcaaaattctcatttttttgGCTAAAACAAGGAGCTCGCGTACGCGGGACTATGTTCCCGTACGCGAGAATTCAAAACAAGGAGAGTGCTCGCATCGCGTACGTACTCTCGCGTACGCGAGCTTTCAAAATTGGGTTCCGCGTACGTAAGATTACAAAATAGTGAGCATAGCTCGCGTCATGCATGTAGGTCGTGTACGCGATAGTCCTTTTTTCCTCAAAATCTGTTAAGTTTGCAGAAAACCATATTTTAGCATCGAACTTTGCACGGgcataactttctcgttttaaatatttttcaaccaTTCTTTGAACGACATAAACTTTACGgatccaattttcatttgaaataagTTTCACATAAATTGGGTGTCTGGAAGTCGAGTTATGACTCgacgaagttggtcaaaaattcacttttaccaaaaaacctaaaacctctattctttccaaattctcaatttCAAATCCAAGTTCCTTTAATCTAAACAACACCAAAACAGCCCCAAAGTCATATCCACCCATTTCCACACACTTCTCGAGTTAAGCCTCAAAGTGGTCTTTGAAGTTACACTCGAGTCTCATAATAGTCCCTAAACTTAATAGTTACCCATATTCGTCCCTGAAGTTACACTCCGGAACTTAAACTCGTCCTTTCGGCACATTTTGTCCATCTGACACTACCAGAAAGCTAAGTTTGACTCCTTCATGACATGCTAGCAAAACAGAAATGACATAGTATTTGCTGTGTCACCAAAATGACGTAAAACGACATAGTTTTACACTCAAAACCTCCCTCCCTCAACATTACACAACGTATTGTCTCCTCCTCTCAAAACACAACATAAACAGAGGTGTCTTCTTCTCCGCTACACTCATCAATGGTGTCTGTGTGATTGTAGTAACCGCAACGATTTCCGTCGAAAACCAGGCTCTGGAGGATCGGTTTCATCATCTGCATCAGACAGAGAGTTGTGAAGGCTAGTTTCTCTGAAACAGataagcaaaaaaagaaaaaaatttatattgtaaAGCTCtattttttgatattgttgttagtTTAATATTTACAATAGTTAAATACATTTTCTTCGAGTGTAATATGTGGGTGTGCATGCTTGTGTTTTGTGCTAGTTGCTAGGGTTTGATCAGAACTAGTTTTCTTAGTGCTTAGGCCAATAAAATTATAGACTAGGTTTTTGTTAATAAGGAAACTTGTTTTTTATGTGTTAGGGTTTACTGTATTTACAGTTGACAAcagggtttttagttttagttgtgGAGTTTCCAATTTGGTAATGTGGTTGAAGATAATGAGTCTgatcaatcaatttttttttaaattgcagaTGGATGATCCTTTGATTACCATCATATTTCACCATGGAGGGTCATTTATCACAGAGGTTGATGGAAGTATGTCTTACAATGGTGGAGAGATTTCTGAGTTGCTGGGAGTTGATATAGATACATTAGATGTCTTTTTTGTCCGAGATTACCACAAGAATATTGGATATGACAACGTGACTCAATCTTGATGGTTGGTGCCTAATATGCCTTTACAAACTGGTCTAAGATCTATAACAGATTATAAGAAGCTCATGGAGATGTGTTATCTTACTTAGAAGAGCAAGGGGGTTATTCATTTGTACTACGAACATGGAGTCTCTGAACCTTTGTATAGTGAGGAAGTAGAACCAGTGTCATCTAAAGGCAAGGAGTTGATGGTGATACAAAACTTCATCCCTACCCCAAACCCCAATACCAATATCACAACCAAACAAATTTCCACCACAacaccatctactccaacttctgaacCAAATGACACCACTATTCCTACCCAAAAAACAGTCTGCACAATAAAGTCTACTGATAACTTGTCTTTAGGACCAAAACAAAAGATCCCACGTACTTCAATTTCTATTGGTAAACTAAACTTACTAGAAAAAATACACCCCAACCCACTGTAATTCTTAGATCTAAGCCCAATCCACCATAAAAAATAATGGCCCAACCCAGTAAAACTAAGCCCAACATCCCACCAAAAAGAATGGCCCAATCCACTGTAATTCTTAAATCATGGTCTAAATTGAATGAAACCAAAAAGTCTGATGTACCAAAGAGAGACTCTAAGAATGTAAAAACTGCTGCACCATATGGAAGGAGGTCACTAACAAGAGCAGCTACTACTGAAACTATTGGAAGATCAATTGCTAAGGAAAAATAGCCTCAAACAGTTTTTGTGGCTTTGTCTAGCTCAAATGCGTCCTCAGATAGCCATGATAGTGATGATAGTGTAGAGGATGAATCATATTGGCCTGGTGGTGATGAGGTGTCTAGTGAGGAAGACGTGGCTATGGAGATATCCACATGAAAGAAGACTAGTGTGAAACTGAAAACTAAGATAGATAAGAAACTTACTAAACAAAAGAGAGTTGTTATGGTTGAGGGTGATGGTCCTGTGTGTGTAGACTCAAAGTCTGAGGATGATGAACTTTTTATTTCTGAGTTTGGATCAATGGCACC
The sequence above is drawn from the Arachis hypogaea cultivar Tifrunner chromosome 4, arahy.Tifrunner.gnm2.J5K5, whole genome shotgun sequence genome and encodes:
- the LOC112796568 gene encoding uncharacterized protein, producing the protein MEGTLFPNRPVLPAPPNKPTRPLKSKPTTLLPPLNPPPPPPSPPPSFQLDSLLHHLQNLTAVTPTQNDMTHFPSLQVLLDSSERKQPNSGSDPRIGQDHIFDAKFEFLSEKGKLMLNSIVGSPLRRLNDFFDSAKFELLEVDLTSLLRALDLSGNWERAILLFQWLLLNFGDESLRVDNQLIEITAKILGRESQHSIASKLFDLIPVEEYSLDIKAYTTILHAYARTGKYKRAIYIFEKMKESGLDPSLVTYNVMLDVYGKMGRSWSKILGLLDEMRDKGLEFDEFTCSTVISACGREGMLEEARKFFAEIKSNGYKPGTVTYNSLLQVFGKAGVYAEALSILKEMEDNNCPPDAVTYNELVAAYVRAGFLDEGAGVIDTMTSGGVMPNAVTYTTIINAYGKAGNEDKALKLFAQMKESGCVPNVCTYNAVLAMLGKKMRSKDMIKVFCDMKLNRCAPNRATWNTMLAVCGDKGKHNYVNQVLREMKNCGFEPDKDTFNTLISAYGRCGSEVDAAKMYGEMIKAGFTPCVTTYNSLLNALARRGDWKAAESVIQDMAKKGFKPNETSYSLLLHCYSKNGNIKGIEKVEKEIYNGQVFPSWMLSRTLVIAYSKCRHLKGMERTFQQLQKNGYKPDLVIVNAMLSMFVRNKLYDKAHEMVHFVHEIGLQPNLVTYNSLMDLHAREGECWKAEELLKGIQSSGHKPDVVSYNTVIKGFCKQGLMQEAIRVHSEMTANGIRPCIFTYNTFLAGYSGQGLFKEAEEVIMYMIEHNCRPNEMSYKIVVDAYCKAKKYKEAVIFVSEIKQFDDSFDDQSVKRLSSYIWEISGS